From the Pseudomonas sp. SORT22 genome, one window contains:
- a CDS encoding RsiV family protein — MTLVKLTSVAVLALALGACQSLFQPNMRTPLEVKRDRWEHIKPGCSNADCPLVNIDTIHFPANPKLDGIVEKRLLQLTQDNERSALPSSLKAYEEQFMASAQSRNSSYLQAKVREQHDGLVIIELSSYLDTGGAHGMPGRGFINYSRQQDKVLSLQDMLVPGQEATFWKTAEEAHKGWLISTGMDKDAEFVKTWPFRQTPHIALTYGAVVLKYEVYAIAPYSMGHIELKIPYPRLNGVIRPELFPGRG; from the coding sequence ATGACGCTTGTGAAACTGACTTCCGTGGCCGTGCTGGCCCTGGCCCTTGGCGCTTGTCAGAGCCTGTTCCAGCCCAACATGCGCACGCCGCTGGAGGTCAAGCGCGACCGTTGGGAGCACATCAAGCCCGGTTGCAGCAATGCCGATTGCCCGCTGGTCAACATCGACACCATCCACTTCCCGGCCAACCCCAAGCTGGACGGGATCGTCGAGAAACGCCTGCTGCAACTGACCCAGGACAACGAGCGCAGCGCCCTGCCCAGCTCGCTCAAAGCCTACGAAGAGCAGTTCATGGCCAGCGCACAAAGCCGCAACAGCAGCTACCTGCAAGCCAAGGTACGCGAGCAGCATGACGGACTGGTGATCATCGAACTGTCCAGCTACCTGGACACCGGCGGCGCCCACGGCATGCCCGGACGCGGCTTCATCAACTATTCGCGCCAGCAGGACAAGGTGCTGAGCCTGCAGGACATGCTGGTGCCGGGCCAGGAAGCGACCTTCTGGAAGACCGCCGAAGAAGCCCACAAAGGCTGGCTGATCAGCACCGGCATGGACAAGGACGCCGAGTTCGTCAAGACCTGGCCGTTCCGCCAGACCCCGCACATCGCCCTGACCTACGGCGCGGTGGTGCTGAAGTACGAGGTCTATGCCATCGCCCCGTACTCCATGGGCCATATCGAGCTGAAAATCCCCTACCCGCGCCTGAACGGCGTGATCAGGCCGGAGTTGTTTCCCGGTCGCGGCTGA